The following proteins are encoded in a genomic region of Hymenobacter siberiensis:
- a CDS encoding (Fe-S)-binding protein, translating to MADLAARNESPEILFWVGCAGAFDDRYKRVTRAFVRILEHVGTKYAVLGLEESCTGDPAKRAGNEFLFQMQAMQNITTLNGYGIKKIVTACPHCFNTIKNEYPALGGDYEVIHHSTYLQQLINEGKVGVTGGESFKGRRITFHDSCYLGRANNIYEAPRDVLAALDADLVEMKRSRANGLCCGAGGAQMWKEAEPGKKEINIERTEEALATLSGKAEALANLGGVETETSAPGPHDLQGSIIAVSCPFCMTMMSDGVKNKEQESKVQVFDLAELVASAEGINA from the coding sequence ATGGCCGATTTGGCGGCCCGCAATGAGTCGCCCGAAATCCTGTTCTGGGTGGGCTGCGCCGGCGCGTTTGATGACCGGTACAAGCGTGTGACCCGCGCCTTCGTGCGCATTCTGGAGCATGTGGGCACCAAGTACGCCGTGCTGGGCCTGGAAGAAAGCTGCACCGGCGACCCCGCCAAGCGGGCCGGCAATGAATTCCTGTTTCAGATGCAGGCTATGCAGAACATCACGACGCTGAACGGCTACGGCATTAAGAAAATCGTGACGGCCTGCCCGCATTGCTTCAACACCATTAAGAACGAGTACCCGGCGCTGGGCGGCGACTACGAGGTTATTCATCATAGCACCTACCTGCAGCAGCTCATCAACGAAGGCAAGGTGGGCGTGACCGGGGGTGAGAGCTTCAAGGGCCGCCGCATTACTTTCCACGACAGCTGCTACCTGGGCCGAGCCAACAACATTTACGAAGCCCCGCGCGACGTGCTGGCCGCCCTCGACGCCGACTTGGTGGAGATGAAGCGCAGCCGCGCCAACGGCCTGTGCTGCGGCGCGGGCGGCGCCCAGATGTGGAAAGAAGCTGAGCCCGGCAAAAAGGAAATCAACATCGAGCGCACCGAGGAAGCCCTGGCCACCCTCAGCGGCAAGGCCGAGGCACTGGCCAACCTCGGCGGCGTGGAAACCGAAACCAGCGCCCCCGGCCCGCATGATTTGCAGGGTAGCATCATTGCCGTATCGTGCCCCTTCTGCATGACCATGATGAGCGACGGCGTGAAGAACAAGGAGCAGGAAAGCAAGGTGCAGGTGTTCGACCTAGCCGAGCTGGTAGCTTCGGCTGAAGGCATCAACGCCTAA
- a CDS encoding OmpA family protein — MRKLLFVCTAAGSVALLSGCATTGGMSKGDKQFARGQYELAIPLYKADVAKGKGAAISNFRIGEAYRLSNRVEESEPFYKAAIDGGVKNADAGFRYAEALKANGKYDEAAAQFASYGSNGGNRTLAARAETESKNAAASKAVAAIKNKYEVMPVDALNSAGSDFGGTMMAGTGDFVFASGRDGKKYLGNGENFNDLYAIKFDNAAAMTGGTVRKLEGPFNTENKHEASATYTPDGKTMVFARSNDGSKKGYLSVDLWISYLKAGAWSEPVLANINDRTADDFAPAFGPDGTTLYFASGRKGGQGGNDLYKATLGPNGRFSPAENLGETINTAGNDNFPGVAPDGTLYFASDGRPGLGKLDLFMVKNGQPVNLGADVNSTADDFAPVPMAGDMGLFSSNRAGGKGSDDEYMFKKKALKLVTFYADGTVLERDDKAKTTLPLAGATVTVTSSNGQRLSAVSGPDGKFNLKLDSVTSYNMLAERAGDFSARTALSTVGRKPSQDALPNLTNDIQLPVTLTLNKIVLAKAIEVKDILYDYNKYDIRPDAAIRLDTLVQTLMDNPKISIELSSHTDQRGKDAYNMKLSQQRAQAAVDYIVSKGIDKARITAKGYGETRPLVLKPTTEEEYQRNRRTEFKVTRIAK, encoded by the coding sequence ATGAGGAAACTATTATTCGTCTGCACCGCGGCTGGCTCCGTCGCGCTTTTGAGCGGCTGTGCCACTACCGGTGGTATGAGCAAGGGTGACAAGCAGTTCGCCCGCGGCCAGTATGAACTGGCTATTCCCTTGTATAAGGCCGATGTGGCCAAAGGTAAGGGTGCCGCCATTTCCAACTTCCGCATCGGCGAGGCTTATCGCCTCTCGAACCGGGTTGAGGAAAGCGAGCCTTTCTACAAAGCTGCTATCGATGGCGGAGTAAAGAACGCCGACGCTGGCTTCCGCTACGCTGAAGCGCTGAAAGCTAACGGCAAATACGACGAGGCCGCGGCGCAGTTTGCGAGCTACGGCAGCAACGGCGGCAACCGCACCCTGGCCGCCCGCGCCGAAACGGAAAGCAAGAACGCCGCCGCCAGCAAGGCCGTGGCCGCTATTAAAAACAAGTATGAGGTGATGCCCGTGGACGCGCTGAACTCGGCCGGCTCCGACTTTGGCGGCACGATGATGGCCGGTACCGGCGACTTCGTGTTTGCTTCCGGCCGCGATGGCAAGAAATACCTCGGTAACGGTGAGAACTTTAACGACCTCTATGCCATCAAGTTTGATAACGCGGCGGCCATGACCGGCGGCACGGTGCGCAAGCTCGAAGGTCCTTTCAACACCGAGAACAAGCACGAAGCCAGCGCCACCTACACCCCAGATGGCAAGACGATGGTGTTTGCCCGCTCGAACGACGGTAGCAAGAAAGGCTACCTGAGCGTTGACCTGTGGATTTCCTACCTCAAGGCCGGGGCCTGGAGCGAGCCGGTGCTGGCCAACATCAACGACCGGACGGCCGATGACTTTGCCCCGGCTTTCGGGCCGGACGGTACCACGCTGTACTTCGCCTCGGGCCGCAAGGGCGGGCAGGGCGGCAACGACCTCTACAAAGCCACCCTGGGCCCGAACGGCCGCTTCTCGCCGGCGGAGAACCTTGGCGAAACCATTAACACGGCCGGCAACGACAACTTCCCCGGCGTGGCCCCGGATGGTACGCTGTACTTCGCTTCGGACGGACGCCCCGGCCTGGGCAAGCTCGACCTCTTTATGGTGAAAAACGGCCAGCCCGTGAACCTGGGGGCCGATGTGAACAGCACCGCCGATGATTTCGCCCCGGTACCAATGGCCGGCGACATGGGCCTGTTCAGCTCGAACCGCGCCGGTGGCAAGGGTTCGGATGACGAGTACATGTTCAAGAAGAAGGCCCTCAAGCTGGTGACCTTCTACGCCGACGGTACCGTGCTGGAGCGCGACGACAAAGCCAAAACCACGCTGCCCCTGGCCGGTGCTACTGTGACGGTGACCAGCTCCAACGGCCAGCGCCTGAGCGCCGTGAGCGGCCCGGACGGCAAATTCAACCTGAAGCTGGACTCCGTGACCAGCTACAACATGCTGGCTGAGCGCGCCGGCGACTTCTCGGCCCGCACGGCCCTGAGCACCGTGGGCCGCAAGCCCAGCCAGGATGCCCTGCCCAACCTGACCAACGACATTCAGCTACCGGTGACCCTGACGCTGAACAAAATCGTTCTGGCCAAGGCTATTGAAGTCAAAGATATTCTCTACGACTACAACAAGTACGACATCCGGCCGGATGCTGCCATCCGCCTCGATACGCTGGTGCAGACCTTGATGGATAACCCCAAAATTTCCATCGAGTTGAGCTCGCACACCGACCAGCGCGGCAAGGACGCTTATAACATGAAGCTTTCGCAGCAGCGCGCCCAGGCCGCCGTTGACTACATCGTGAGCAAGGGCATCGATAAGGCCCGCATCACGGCCAAGGGCTACGGCGAAACCCGCCCCCTTGTGCTGAAGCCGACGACGGAAGAAGAGTACCAGCGCAACCGCCGCACCGAGTTCAAAGTGACTCGGATAGCGAAGTAG
- a CDS encoding (Fe-S)-binding protein, whose translation MLQSILFLLLLVAAFGFFAWQVRKIRANILVGRERDVSGNAAERFQKTILVAFGQQKMFKRMTPALLHLVVYVGFLVINIEVIEIVIDGLFGNIFGFHRALKFLGPVYDLLMATNEILAALVIVAVAAFWWRRNSNPPLKRFTGPELRLWPKMDANIILYVEVALMLALFFMNTADLKLHAMRGEDLPGTFPVSNLLVGLLPTNEGTLHVLERLGWWIHITGILLFLNYLPSSKHFHIILAFPNVWYSRLVPQGQFSNVESITNEVKAMMDPSFVVPPAPTAPDGSPLPPAPFGAKDVEDLPWTNLLNAYSCTECGRCTSVCPANLTGKLLSPRKIIMDTRDRMEEKYNSPLIFRPNVYGAEAKHEPVTDLMEATLLRGKVTPEELWACTTCNACVESCPVNINPLDSIIEMRRFLVLEESAAPNSLNVMFSNIENNGAPWAFSPSDRFNWADDLFAAEKAGATAVA comes from the coding sequence ATGTTGCAATCCATCCTCTTTCTACTGCTCCTGGTAGCGGCTTTTGGCTTTTTCGCGTGGCAGGTCCGGAAAATACGGGCCAACATTCTGGTTGGGCGCGAGCGCGACGTGAGTGGCAACGCGGCTGAGCGGTTTCAGAAAACCATACTGGTGGCCTTTGGTCAGCAGAAAATGTTTAAGCGCATGACGCCGGCTTTGCTGCACCTGGTGGTGTACGTGGGCTTTCTGGTCATCAATATTGAGGTGATTGAGATTGTCATTGATGGCCTATTTGGCAACATTTTCGGCTTTCATCGGGCACTGAAATTCCTCGGACCGGTGTATGATTTGCTGATGGCGACCAATGAAATCCTGGCGGCGCTGGTGATTGTGGCCGTGGCCGCATTCTGGTGGCGCCGCAATAGCAACCCGCCCCTCAAGCGCTTCACGGGGCCGGAGCTGCGGCTGTGGCCTAAGATGGACGCCAATATCATCCTGTATGTTGAGGTGGCGCTGATGCTGGCCCTGTTCTTTATGAACACCGCCGACCTGAAGCTGCACGCCATGCGCGGCGAAGACCTGCCCGGCACTTTCCCCGTGAGCAACCTGCTGGTGGGCCTGCTGCCCACCAACGAAGGCACGCTGCACGTACTGGAGCGCCTGGGCTGGTGGATTCACATCACCGGCATCCTGCTGTTCCTCAACTACCTACCCAGTTCCAAGCACTTCCACATCATCCTGGCATTTCCGAACGTGTGGTACTCGCGGCTGGTGCCGCAGGGGCAATTTTCGAACGTGGAGAGCATCACCAACGAGGTGAAGGCCATGATGGACCCTAGCTTTGTGGTGCCGCCCGCTCCTACCGCGCCCGATGGCTCGCCGCTGCCGCCCGCGCCCTTCGGTGCCAAAGACGTGGAAGACCTGCCCTGGACGAACCTGCTGAACGCCTACTCCTGCACCGAGTGCGGCCGCTGCACTTCGGTATGCCCCGCCAACCTGACGGGGAAGCTGCTCTCGCCGCGTAAAATCATTATGGACACGCGCGACCGGATGGAGGAAAAGTATAACTCGCCCCTCATCTTCCGCCCCAACGTGTACGGGGCCGAAGCCAAGCACGAGCCCGTGACCGACCTGATGGAAGCCACCCTGCTGCGCGGCAAGGTGACACCGGAGGAGCTCTGGGCCTGTACTACCTGCAACGCCTGCGTGGAAAGCTGCCCCGTGAACATCAACCCGCTCGACAGCATTATTGAAATGCGCCGCTTCCTGGTGCTGGAGGAATCGGCCGCACCTAACTCGCTGAACGTGATGTTCTCTAATATTGAGAACAACGGTGCGCCGTGGGCTTTCTCGCCTTCGGACCGGTTTAACTGGGCCGATGATTTGTTTGCGGCGGAGAAGGCAGGCGCTACTGCGGTAGCTTAG